The Macrococcoides canis genome has a window encoding:
- a CDS encoding SgrR family transcriptional regulator, producing MNVDERVYKLYLYLEDNIFNRDDVSEFLQITTRQLSRLLNKWQEEGILEYISGVGRGNASEVNFLVNVESHFINHLIHNIKSYDIQQLQEILKYPMCDSSRKLIKICIDESLFVKETIDYKEFYHMEYLYHIPKYLDPLMPNDLALITILNNVADKLYYIEGQGLKSKLVIYDEWIDNELIIHLYRNIRFSNGDILHAADVVDCLNKLLQQKNNVLPYQEVIEIEAIGSNKVKVKMHKRIESIRWALAKAEASIYKIIDNEFVFTGPYKVDVAEQDLLKLSFNEYFQHGVPDITSLMFVTDIKKYQQYYNEVSFKEIQSEEYYNNDFILFNPKTTLSNDDRGEIIRAINMILSGKTYGSKYKIEQSFKILLLTKSRDKNMDIVQRLDKKFPSLEIVHTDVTTYMENNLNTFDADLILMSEIVPNNQFYFELLTTGKFMDWYVDNEKSKELLHLYHHKPPEYWTYAEKRYENYMKNNNLIAILERYKKTLYFPDNFQNITTDSYGITFYNSIVVVDEEYNDD from the coding sequence ATGAATGTAGATGAACGCGTATATAAACTTTATCTATATCTTGAAGATAATATATTTAATAGAGATGACGTTTCTGAATTTCTTCAAATTACAACCAGACAATTATCCAGGCTGTTAAATAAATGGCAAGAGGAAGGGATACTTGAATATATTAGCGGAGTAGGACGCGGGAATGCTTCGGAAGTGAATTTTTTAGTGAATGTTGAAAGTCACTTTATCAATCATCTGATTCATAATATTAAAAGCTATGATATTCAACAACTTCAGGAAATTTTAAAGTATCCAATGTGTGATAGCTCAAGAAAATTGATTAAAATTTGTATAGATGAAAGTCTGTTTGTGAAAGAGACGATTGATTATAAAGAATTTTATCATATGGAGTATCTATACCATATTCCGAAGTATCTGGATCCTTTAATGCCTAATGATTTAGCTTTGATTACTATATTAAATAATGTTGCGGATAAATTATATTATATAGAAGGTCAAGGATTAAAAAGTAAGTTGGTTATCTATGATGAATGGATAGATAACGAACTTATTATCCACCTCTATAGAAATATTCGTTTCTCCAATGGTGATATACTACATGCTGCTGATGTGGTTGACTGTCTTAATAAGTTATTGCAGCAAAAAAATAATGTTCTTCCATATCAAGAAGTCATTGAAATAGAAGCTATCGGCTCTAACAAAGTAAAGGTAAAGATGCATAAGCGTATCGAATCAATTAGATGGGCTTTAGCAAAAGCAGAGGCAAGTATTTATAAGATTATCGATAATGAATTTGTATTTACTGGACCATATAAAGTGGATGTAGCAGAACAGGATTTATTGAAACTCAGTTTTAACGAATATTTTCAGCATGGAGTACCAGACATTACATCGTTAATGTTTGTAACAGATATTAAAAAGTATCAGCAGTATTACAATGAAGTCTCGTTTAAAGAGATTCAGTCAGAAGAGTATTATAATAACGATTTTATATTGTTTAATCCTAAGACAACGTTATCGAATGACGATCGCGGTGAGATTATTCGTGCGATCAACATGATATTAAGCGGTAAAACATATGGATCTAAATATAAAATTGAGCAGTCATTTAAAATCCTGCTCTTAACAAAATCTCGTGATAAAAATATGGACATTGTCCAAAGGTTAGATAAAAAATTTCCTTCATTGGAAATCGTACATACTGACGTTACTACTTATATGGAAAATAACTTAAATACATTTGATGCTGATCTGATACTAATGAGCGAAATCGTGCCAAATAACCAATTTTACTTTGAATTACTTACAACAGGTAAATTCATGGATTGGTACGTTGATAACGAAAAAAGTAAGGAGCTATTACATCTCTATCATCACAAACCACCAGAATATTGGACATATGCAGAAAAACGTTATGAAAATTACATGAAAAATAATAATTTAATTGCTATACTTGAAAGATATAAGAAGACACTTTATTTTCCGGATAATTTTCAAAACATAACAACTGATTCATACGGCATAACGTTTTATAATTCTATTGTGGTAGTGGATGAGGAATATAATGATGATTGA
- a CDS encoding YSIRK-type signal peptide-containing protein (The YSIRK form of extended signal peptide directs nascent proteins to the cross-wall site, while signal peptides lacking YSIRK direct proteins instead to the cell pole. A large fraction of YSIRK proteins are surface proteins anchored by sortase-mediated processing of a C-terminal LPXTG motif.), producing the protein MNKPWKIDNKVSYSIRKRTTGAISMLLSSVILFGHTLNGEAAEIVTQNVTNETAATNVIAVIHTIDGFLSFDNDRNGTSDIMLPNIKIDLTQNGYVLESTYTDSNGYFTFDNLMSGEYVLKINDIVIPGEDPTQIDWSTRTITVKVIADDAKLIRNHIVLKKRPTTEEPTTETPSTEEPTTETPSTEEPTTETPSTEEPTTETPSTEVPTTETPSTEVPTTETPSTEEPTTETPSTEEPTTETPSTEEPTTETPSTEVPTTETPSTEVPTTETPSTEEPTTETPSTEEPTSETPSTEEPTTETPLTEEPTTETPSTEVPTTETPSTEVPTTETPSTEVSTTETPSTEEPTSETPSTEEPTSETPSTEEPTTETPSTEEPTSETPSTEEPTSETPSTEEPTTETPSTEVPTSETPSTENPTTEGPSTEGPSTETPSIEVPVLEDPTIEGPTSEDIISRTDGNEEQETEDTIVTINRPDENIIINPSITEILTGDNEDAYTRSIPSRPDVIVRGRNDNNLIERSVIFRDTNERYIEHTIEATKSMKDKETKYTSKTVRSNKDDKSDQREIIANNNDDKKSRTPLRDINKQQLEVVVNDKLSSGDLRGLTSFASNLGGLMLVK; encoded by the coding sequence ATGAATAAACCCTGGAAAATTGATAATAAAGTTTCTTATTCTATTCGAAAAAGAACAACTGGCGCAATTTCGATGTTGTTGAGCTCTGTTATTTTATTTGGGCATACACTAAATGGAGAAGCTGCTGAAATTGTTACTCAAAATGTGACGAATGAAACTGCAGCTACAAATGTTATAGCTGTTATCCATACAATTGATGGTTTCTTATCTTTCGATAATGACAGAAATGGAACGTCGGATATTATGCTGCCAAATATAAAGATTGATTTGACGCAGAATGGTTATGTTCTTGAATCAACTTATACAGATAGTAATGGATATTTTACGTTCGATAATTTAATGAGCGGAGAATATGTACTTAAGATTAATGATATTGTTATTCCTGGTGAAGATCCGACTCAAATCGATTGGTCGACACGTACAATTACTGTAAAAGTCATTGCTGATGATGCTAAATTAATTAGAAATCATATTGTATTGAAAAAGCGCCCAACAACAGAGGAACCAACAACGGAAACACCATCAACAGAGGAACCAACAACGGAAACACCATCAACAGAGGAACCAACGACGGAAACACCATCAACAGAGGAACCAACGACGGAAACACCATCAACAGAGGTGCCAACGACGGAAACACCATCAACAGAGGTGCCAACGACGGAAACACCATCAACAGAGGAACCAACGACGGAGACACCATCAACAGAGGAACCAACGACGGAAACACCATCAACAGAGGAACCAACGACGGAAACACCATCAACAGAGGTACCAACAACGGAAACACCATCAACAGAGGTGCCAACGACGGAAACACCATCAACAGAGGAACCAACGACGGAAACACCATCAACAGAGGAGCCAACATCAGAAACACCGTCAACAGAGGAGCCAACGACGGAAACACCATTAACAGAGGAACCAACGACGGAAACACCATCAACAGAGGTACCAACGACGGAAACGCCATCAACAGAGGTACCAACGACGGAAACACCATCAACAGAGGTATCAACGACGGAAACGCCATCAACAGAGGAACCAACATCAGAAACACCGTCAACAGAGGAGCCAACATCAGAAACACCGTCAACAGAGGAACCAACGACGGAAACGCCATCAACAGAGGAGCCAACATCAGAAACACCGTCAACAGAGGAGCCAACATCAGAAACACCGTCAACAGAGGAACCAACGACGGAAACGCCATCAACAGAGGTACCAACATCAGAAACACCGTCAACAGAAAATCCGACGACAGAAGGTCCATCAACAGAAGGGCCATCAACTGAAACACCGTCGATAGAGGTTCCAGTATTAGAAGACCCAACGATAGAAGGTCCGACAAGCGAAGATATTATCTCACGTACAGATGGAAATGAAGAACAAGAAACGGAAGATACAATAGTCACAATAAATAGACCGGATGAAAATATAATTATAAACCCATCTATTACTGAAATTTTAACAGGGGATAATGAGGATGCGTATACTCGTTCAATCCCTTCACGTCCTGACGTAATAGTAAGAGGGAGAAATGATAATAACTTAATTGAACGTTCAGTAATATTTAGAGATACAAATGAACGTTATATAGAACATACAATTGAAGCTACAAAAAGTATGAAAGATAAAGAAACGAAATATACTTCTAAAACCGTACGTTCTAATAAAGATGACAAATCTGATCAAAGGGAAATTATTGCAAATAATAACGATGATAAGAAAAGCAGAACTCCTCTTCGTGATATTAATAAGCAACAATTAGAAGTTGTCGTCAATGATAAATTAAGTTCGGGAGATTTAAGAGGTTTAACTTCGTTTGCTTCTAATTTAGGTGGGTTAATGTTGGTTAAGTAA
- the rpoC gene encoding DNA-directed RNA polymerase subunit beta' has translation MIDVNNFHYMKIGLASPEKIRSWSFGEVKKPETINYRTLKPERDGLFCEKIFGPTKDWECSCGKYKRVRYKGMVCDRCGVEVTKSKVRRERMGHIELAAPVSHIWYFKGIPSRMGLLLDMSPRSLEEVIYFASYAVIDPGPTGLEKKTLLSEREYREYYDKFPGQFTAKMGAEAIKDLLVDIDLDQELRTLREELESATGQRLTRAIKRLEVVESFRNSGNDPSWMILDVLPIIPPEIRPMVQLDGGRFATSDLNDLYRRVINRNNRLKRLLDLGAPGIIVQNEKRMLQEAVDALIDNGRRGRPVTGPGNRPLKSLSHMLKGKQGRFRQNLLGKRVDYSGRSVIVVGPNLKMYQCGLPKEMALELFKPFVMKELVEREIATNIKNAKGKIERMEAEVWDVLEDVIREHPVLLNRAPTLHRLGIQAFEPTLVEGRAIRLHPLVTTAYNADFDGDQMAVHVPLSKEAQAEARMLMLAAQNILNPKDGKPVVTPSQDMVLGNYYLTLERVGSIGEGKIFKDANEVIMAYVNGYVHLHSRIAVYAGSFNNPTFTDEQNKQLLLTSVGKVIFNEIMPESFPYINEPSLSNLETRTPDKYFINATDITEEGLLKLLDETPLVKPFNKKFLGQIIAEVFNKFHITDTSMMLDRMKDLGFKYSSRAGITVGVSDIVVLPDKQEIIDAAEEKVDRVTKQFTRGLITESERYAAVIEIWTKAKDDIQAKLMNSLDDLNPIFMMSDSGARGNASNFTQLAGMRGLMANPSGRIIELPIKSSFREGLTVLEYFISTHGARKGLADTALKTADSGYLTRRLVDVAQDVIVREPDCGTDRGLLVSAIREGSELIEPFIERLEGRYSRETVRHPETKEVLVQSNELITPEIAKSIVDAGIEEMHIRSAFTCNTRHGVCEKCYGKNLATGEKVEVGEAVGTIAAQSIGEPGTQLTMRTFHTGGVAGADITQGLPRIQELFEARNPKGQAVISEINGEIIDINIVKDRMQEIKVKGENEVRTYLAPGNARLKVEIGQKIARGEVMTEGSIEPKELLAIAGLNATQSYLLKEVQKVYRMQGVEISDKHVEVMVRQMLRKVRIIEAGDTNLLPGALVDIHTFTDANRKVFKERKHPATAKPVLLGITKASLETESFLSAASFQETTRVLTDAAIKGKRDDLLGLKENVIIGKLIPAGTGMRRYRDVEYNKDLPATEEAPVNN, from the coding sequence TTGATTGATGTAAATAACTTTCATTACATGAAGATAGGTCTCGCTTCACCTGAAAAAATCCGTTCTTGGAGTTTCGGTGAAGTTAAAAAGCCAGAAACAATTAACTACCGTACATTAAAACCTGAAAGAGATGGTTTATTCTGTGAGAAGATTTTCGGTCCGACAAAAGACTGGGAATGTAGCTGTGGGAAATATAAACGTGTACGTTACAAAGGTATGGTCTGTGACCGTTGTGGCGTAGAAGTAACAAAATCAAAAGTACGTCGTGAACGTATGGGACATATTGAATTAGCAGCGCCAGTATCACATATCTGGTACTTTAAAGGTATTCCGTCTCGTATGGGATTATTACTAGATATGTCACCACGTTCTTTAGAAGAAGTTATCTATTTTGCTTCTTATGCAGTAATTGATCCAGGTCCGACTGGTCTTGAGAAGAAAACATTATTATCTGAAAGAGAATATCGTGAATATTACGATAAATTCCCAGGACAGTTTACTGCAAAAATGGGTGCTGAAGCGATTAAAGATTTACTTGTTGATATTGATTTAGATCAAGAGTTACGCACTTTGCGTGAAGAGTTAGAATCTGCTACAGGTCAACGTTTAACGCGTGCGATTAAACGTCTGGAAGTCGTAGAATCATTCCGTAATTCAGGTAATGATCCATCTTGGATGATCTTAGATGTATTACCGATTATTCCGCCTGAAATCCGTCCGATGGTTCAATTAGATGGTGGACGTTTCGCTACATCTGACTTAAACGATTTATATCGTCGTGTTATTAACCGTAACAACCGTTTAAAACGTTTATTAGATTTAGGTGCGCCTGGTATCATCGTACAAAATGAAAAACGTATGTTACAAGAAGCTGTTGATGCTTTAATCGATAATGGTCGTCGTGGCCGTCCAGTAACTGGACCAGGTAACCGTCCTTTAAAATCTTTATCGCATATGCTTAAAGGGAAACAAGGTCGTTTCCGTCAAAACTTACTTGGTAAACGTGTAGACTACTCTGGTCGTTCGGTTATCGTAGTAGGACCTAACTTAAAGATGTATCAATGTGGTCTTCCTAAAGAGATGGCACTTGAATTATTCAAGCCGTTTGTTATGAAAGAACTTGTTGAACGTGAAATTGCTACAAACATTAAGAACGCTAAAGGTAAGATTGAGCGTATGGAAGCGGAAGTATGGGATGTATTAGAAGATGTTATTCGTGAACATCCAGTACTGTTAAACCGTGCACCGACGCTTCACCGTTTAGGTATTCAGGCATTTGAACCAACATTAGTTGAAGGACGTGCGATTCGTCTTCATCCGCTTGTAACAACAGCTTACAATGCCGATTTCGATGGTGACCAAATGGCCGTTCACGTACCTTTATCAAAAGAAGCACAAGCTGAAGCGCGTATGTTAATGTTAGCAGCACAAAACATCTTAAACCCGAAAGATGGTAAGCCAGTAGTTACACCATCTCAGGATATGGTACTTGGAAACTATTACTTAACGTTAGAACGTGTAGGTTCTATCGGTGAAGGTAAAATCTTTAAAGATGCAAATGAAGTTATCATGGCATACGTTAATGGCTATGTTCATTTACATTCACGAATCGCCGTTTATGCAGGATCATTTAACAATCCTACATTTACAGACGAACAGAACAAACAGTTATTATTAACATCAGTTGGTAAAGTGATATTCAATGAAATTATGCCGGAATCTTTCCCGTATATTAATGAACCGTCTTTATCTAACTTAGAAACAAGAACACCAGACAAATACTTTATCAATGCAACTGATATTACTGAAGAAGGTCTTCTTAAATTATTGGATGAAACACCACTTGTGAAACCATTTAATAAGAAATTCTTAGGACAAATTATTGCAGAAGTATTTAATAAGTTCCATATAACTGATACTTCAATGATGTTAGATAGAATGAAAGACTTAGGATTTAAGTATTCATCACGTGCAGGTATTACTGTAGGTGTATCTGATATCGTAGTATTACCAGATAAGCAAGAAATTATCGATGCGGCCGAAGAAAAAGTAGATAGAGTTACAAAACAATTCACACGTGGTTTAATTACGGAAAGTGAACGTTATGCAGCTGTTATCGAAATCTGGACGAAAGCTAAAGATGATATTCAAGCGAAGTTAATGAACTCTTTAGATGACTTAAACCCAATCTTCATGATGAGTGATTCTGGTGCCCGTGGTAACGCATCTAACTTTACGCAGTTAGCAGGTATGCGTGGACTGATGGCCAACCCATCTGGTCGAATCATTGAGTTACCAATCAAATCATCATTCCGTGAAGGTTTAACGGTATTAGAATACTTTATCTCGACACATGGTGCGCGTAAAGGTCTTGCCGATACAGCACTTAAAACAGCCGATTCTGGTTACTTAACACGTCGTCTTGTTGACGTTGCACAAGATGTTATCGTTCGTGAACCAGATTGTGGAACTGACCGTGGATTACTTGTTTCAGCGATTCGTGAAGGTTCAGAACTTATTGAACCATTTATCGAACGTCTTGAAGGTCGTTATTCAAGAGAGACAGTAAGACATCCAGAAACAAAAGAAGTATTAGTTCAATCTAACGAATTAATCACACCTGAAATCGCGAAATCAATCGTTGATGCAGGTATTGAAGAAATGCATATCCGTTCAGCATTCACATGTAATACACGACATGGTGTATGTGAAAAATGTTACGGTAAAAACCTTGCAACAGGTGAAAAAGTTGAAGTTGGTGAAGCAGTTGGAACAATCGCTGCACAATCAATCGGTGAACCTGGTACACAGCTTACGATGCGTACATTCCATACAGGTGGGGTAGCCGGTGCCGATATCACTCAAGGTTTACCGCGTATTCAAGAGTTATTCGAAGCGCGTAACCCGAAAGGTCAAGCTGTAATTTCTGAGATTAACGGTGAAATCATCGATATTAATATCGTGAAAGATCGTATGCAAGAAATTAAAGTGAAAGGTGAAAATGAAGTACGTACGTACTTAGCGCCTGGTAACGCAAGACTTAAAGTTGAAATCGGTCAGAAAATCGCGCGTGGTGAAGTAATGACTGAAGGATCTATCGAGCCTAAAGAATTACTTGCAATCGCAGGATTAAATGCAACACAAAGTTACTTACTAAAAGAAGTACAAAAAGTTTACCGTATGCAAGGGGTAGAAATTTCTGATAAACACGTAGAAGTAATGGTACGTCAAATGTTACGTAAAGTACGTATTATCGAAGCAGGAGATACGAACCTTTTACCTGGTGCATTAGTAGATATTCATACATTTACAGATGCAAACAGAAAAGTATTTAAAGAAAGAAAACACCCAGCAACAGCAAAACCAGTGTTACTTGGTATTACGAAAGCATCTCTTGAAACAGAAAGTTTCTTATCAGCAGCTTCGTTCCAGGAAACAACACGTGTGTTAACTGATGCAGCAATCAAAGGTAAACGTGATGACTTACTTGGCCTAAAAGAGAATGTTATCATCGGTAAATTGATTCCAGCGGGAACAGGTATGAGACGTTATAGAGACGTTGAATACAATAAAGATTTACCTGCAACAGAGGAAGCTCCAGTGAACAACTAA
- the rpoB gene encoding DNA-directed RNA polymerase subunit beta, which yields MTGQLIQYGRHRKRRSYARISEILELPNLIEIQTKSYDWFLKEGLIEMFKDISPIEDFTGNLSLEFVDYKLGEPKYDLDESKNRDATYAAPLRVKVRLIIKETGEVKEQEVFMGDFPLMTDTGTFVINGAERVIVSQLVRSPSVYFNDKVDKNGKVSFGATVIPNRGAWLEYETDAKDVVFVRIDRTRKLPITVLLRALGFSTDQEIIDLLGDNEYLRNALDKDNTESTEAALLEIYERLRPGEPPTVENAKSLLYSRFFDPKRYDLASVGRYKMNKKLHLKHRLFNQVLAEPIVNTETGEIVAEEGTLLDRRNLDQIMDVLESNANQKVYDLDNGLLDEPIEIQSVKVYVPGDEEKRTTTIIGNAFPDDEVKCITPADILSSVSYFFNLLAGVGFTDDIDHLGNRRLRSVGELLQNQFRIGLSRMERVVRERMSLQDTESVTPQQLINIRPVIASIKEFFGSSQLSQFMDQANPLAELTHKRRLSALGPGGLTRERAGMEVRDVHYSHYGRMCPIETPEGPNIGLINSLSSYARVNEFGFIETPYRKVDIETNTVTSQIDYLTADEEDAYVVAQANARLDDNGKFLDDEVVCRFRGDNTVMARERMDYMDVSPKQVVSAATACIPFLENDDSNRALMGANMQRQAVPLMNPEAPFVGTGMEHVAARDSGAAVVAKYKGRVEHVEARQIKVRRIVEEGGKEIETDLDVYKLAKFARSNSGTCYNQRPIVAVGDVVTKGEILADGPSMELGEMALGRNVVVGFMTWDGYNYEDAVIMSERLVKDDVYTSIHIEEYESEARDTKLGPEEITRDIPNVSDNALKNLDDRGIIFVGAEVRDGDILVGKVTPKGVTELTAEERLLHAIFGEKAREVRDTSLRVPHGADGIVLDVKVFNREDGDELPPGVNQLVRVYIVQKRKIHVGDKMCGRHGNKGVISRILPEEDMPFLPDGRPIDIMLNPLGVPSRMNIGQVLELHLGMAAKNLGLHVASPVFDGANDEDVWSTIEEAGMARDGKTVLYDGRTGEPFDNRVSVGVMYMLKLAHMVDDKLHARSTGPYSLVTQQPLGGKAQFGGQRFGEMEVWALEAYGAAYTLQEILTYKSDDTVGRVKTYEAIVKGENIPRPGVPESFRVLMKELQSLGLDVKVMDNKDEEIEMRDLEDDDFIDSKINIAKAPMPEAEITE from the coding sequence TTGACAGGTCAACTTATCCAATACGGAAGACATCGTAAACGTAGAAGTTATGCGAGAATTTCCGAAATTCTAGAACTACCTAACTTAATCGAGATTCAAACGAAATCTTATGACTGGTTCCTAAAAGAAGGTTTAATCGAAATGTTTAAAGACATTTCTCCGATTGAAGACTTCACAGGTAACTTATCATTAGAGTTTGTAGATTACAAATTAGGTGAACCAAAGTACGATTTAGATGAATCGAAAAACCGTGATGCAACTTATGCTGCACCACTTCGTGTTAAGGTTCGTTTAATCATTAAAGAAACAGGTGAAGTGAAAGAACAAGAAGTATTTATGGGAGATTTCCCATTAATGACTGATACAGGTACGTTCGTTATTAACGGTGCTGAACGTGTTATCGTGTCTCAGCTTGTACGTTCACCGTCTGTTTATTTCAATGACAAAGTAGACAAAAACGGTAAAGTCAGCTTCGGCGCGACTGTAATCCCTAACCGTGGTGCATGGCTTGAATATGAAACTGATGCGAAGGATGTTGTATTTGTACGTATCGATCGTACACGTAAACTTCCAATTACGGTATTACTCCGTGCGTTAGGATTTAGTACGGATCAAGAGATTATTGACTTATTAGGCGATAATGAATACTTACGTAACGCATTAGATAAAGATAATACAGAATCAACTGAAGCTGCATTACTTGAAATTTATGAACGCTTACGTCCAGGTGAACCACCAACAGTTGAGAATGCGAAGAGTCTTTTATACTCTCGCTTCTTTGACCCAAAACGCTATGATTTAGCAAGCGTTGGACGTTATAAAATGAACAAAAAATTACATTTAAAACATCGTCTATTTAACCAAGTGTTAGCTGAGCCGATTGTGAACACTGAAACAGGTGAAATCGTAGCTGAAGAAGGTACGTTACTTGACCGTCGTAATTTAGATCAAATTATGGATGTGCTAGAAAGTAATGCAAACCAAAAAGTTTACGATCTAGATAATGGTTTATTAGACGAACCTATCGAAATTCAATCCGTTAAAGTTTACGTTCCTGGAGATGAAGAGAAACGTACAACAACAATTATCGGTAATGCTTTCCCAGACGATGAAGTGAAATGTATTACACCAGCAGATATTTTATCTTCTGTAAGCTACTTCTTTAACTTACTGGCAGGTGTTGGATTTACTGATGATATTGACCACTTAGGTAACCGTCGTCTACGTTCTGTAGGTGAATTGTTACAAAACCAATTCCGTATTGGATTAAGCCGTATGGAGCGTGTTGTGCGTGAACGTATGAGTTTACAAGATACTGAATCTGTAACACCACAGCAATTAATCAATATCCGTCCAGTCATTGCATCTATTAAAGAATTCTTTGGTAGCTCTCAGTTATCTCAGTTCATGGACCAGGCAAACCCATTAGCTGAGCTTACGCATAAACGTCGTTTATCTGCATTAGGACCTGGTGGTTTAACGAGAGAACGTGCTGGTATGGAAGTTCGTGACGTTCACTATTCTCACTATGGCCGTATGTGTCCGATTGAAACACCTGAGGGACCAAACATCGGGTTAATCAACTCTCTTTCAAGTTATGCGCGTGTAAATGAATTTGGTTTCATTGAAACACCATACAGAAAAGTTGATATCGAAACAAACACAGTAACAAGCCAAATTGACTACTTAACAGCAGATGAAGAAGATGCTTACGTAGTAGCACAGGCGAATGCACGTTTAGATGACAATGGTAAGTTCTTGGATGATGAAGTTGTATGTCGTTTCCGTGGTGATAACACAGTTATGGCACGTGAACGTATGGATTACATGGATGTATCGCCGAAACAGGTTGTTTCTGCAGCGACTGCATGTATCCCGTTCTTAGAAAACGATGACTCGAACCGTGCATTAATGGGTGCGAACATGCAACGTCAAGCAGTACCTTTAATGAATCCAGAAGCACCATTTGTTGGTACAGGTATGGAACACGTAGCAGCTCGTGACTCTGGAGCTGCAGTAGTTGCGAAATATAAAGGACGTGTTGAACATGTAGAAGCACGTCAAATTAAAGTTCGCCGTATTGTTGAAGAAGGCGGAAAAGAAATCGAAACGGATTTAGATGTATATAAATTAGCGAAATTTGCCCGTTCAAACTCAGGTACATGTTATAACCAACGTCCAATCGTTGCAGTTGGCGACGTTGTTACTAAAGGTGAAATCTTAGCTGACGGCCCTTCAATGGAGCTTGGTGAGATGGCGCTTGGACGTAACGTTGTCGTTGGATTCATGACTTGGGACGGATATAACTACGAAGATGCTGTTATCATGAGCGAACGTCTTGTTAAAGACGACGTATATACTTCTATCCATATTGAAGAATATGAATCAGAAGCGCGTGATACAAAGCTTGGACCTGAAGAGATTACAAGAGATATTCCTAACGTATCTGACAATGCACTTAAAAACTTAGATGATCGTGGTATCATTTTCGTTGGGGCTGAAGTACGTGATGGTGATATCTTAGTTGGTAAAGTAACGCCTAAAGGGGTTACTGAATTAACAGCTGAAGAACGTTTATTACACGCAATCTTTGGTGAAAAAGCACGTGAAGTTCGTGATACTTCATTACGTGTACCACATGGTGCTGATGGTATCGTATTAGACGTTAAAGTCTTCAACCGTGAAGATGGCGACGAGCTACCACCAGGTGTTAACCAATTAGTACGTGTTTATATCGTTCAAAAACGTAAAATTCACGTAGGGGATAAAATGTGTGGTCGTCACGGTAACAAAGGGGTTATCTCTCGTATTTTACCTGAAGAAGATATGCCGTTCTTACCAGATGGTCGCCCAATTGATATCATGTTAAACCCACTTGGGGTACCTTCACGTATGAACATCGGACAAGTATTAGAGTTACATTTAGGTATGGCTGCTAAAAACTTAGGTCTGCATGTTGCATCTCCAGTATTTGATGGTGCTAACGATGAAGACGTATGGTCAACAATTGAAGAAGCAGGTATGGCACGTGATGGTAAAACTGTACTTTATGATGGACGTACAGGAGAACCATTCGATAATCGTGTTTCTGTAGGTGTAATGTACATGCTTAAATTAGCCCACATGGTTGATGATAAGTTGCATGCACGTTCAACTGGACCTTATTCTCTTGTTACACAACAACCACTTGGTGGTAAAGCGCAATTTGGTGGACAACGTTTTGGTGAGATGGAAGTATGGGCACTTGAAGCATACGGTGCTGCTTACACATTACAAGAAATCTTAACGTATAAATCAGATGATACTGTAGGACGTGTTAAAACTTACGAAGCAATCGTTAAAGGTGAAAATATTCCACGTCCAGGTGTTCCAGAATCATTCCGCGTACTTATGAAAGAGTTACAAAGTTTAGGTTTAGACGTTAAAGTAATGGACAATAAAGATGAAGAAATTGAAATGCGTGATTTAGAAGATGACGATTTCATCGATTCGAAGATTAACATTGCGAAAGCGCCGATGCCAGAAGCTGAGATCACTGAATAA